In Archangium lipolyticum, a single genomic region encodes these proteins:
- a CDS encoding DNA gyrase/topoisomerase IV subunit B, producing the protein MATTKKTTYTGADIQVLEGLEPVRKRPAMYIGGTDSTGYHHLLWEILDNSVDEVINGYASTVEVTLHKDGRTITVVDDGRGIPIDIMPKFKKPAVEIILTTLHAGGKFEQGNYIHSGGLHGVGSSVVNALARKLVVEIKRDGKRHVQTYSKGRPTSALKAEGPARGTGTSMTFEPDPEIFGEKLKFDAKLIRERLEAKSYLHKGMTVVWKDDTATPPVKEEFKHDGGIAEYLTKVVAERGKPVVPAGSTAIFYHSRDNGVRLEAALVWTEATDEHIRSYVNGIPTPLGGTHEAGLRGAVVKAVRNYIETHDLTPKGVTLTAEDIREGMTSILSTYVVEPQFQGQTKGRLNNPETTAQVDGVIRPALEKWLNDNKSIAEAVVARIVLAARAREASRAASQAISRKTAVSHRLNLPGKLADCSSTEPGTSELFLVEGDSAGGSAKQGRDRRTQAVLPLRGKVLNAEQASTDKVVGNKELTDIVSALGCGIGKDFDITKLRYGRVFLMMDADSDGNHIATLLLTFFYRHLRPLIEQGHVYLAQPPLFRVDIGKETYWALDEAHRDQIIREKVKGNAKPSVMRFKGLGEMTPDELKETTLDPKKRQSLQVTIDNPLLTDQVINDLMGRDVSARFKFIMESANEVEELDV; encoded by the coding sequence ATGGCGACGACCAAGAAGACGACCTACACGGGCGCGGACATCCAGGTCCTCGAGGGCCTGGAGCCGGTCCGCAAGCGCCCGGCGATGTACATCGGTGGCACCGACAGCACGGGCTACCACCACCTGCTGTGGGAGATCCTCGACAACTCGGTGGACGAGGTCATCAACGGCTATGCGTCCACAGTGGAAGTCACGCTCCACAAGGACGGCCGGACCATCACCGTGGTGGACGATGGGCGAGGCATCCCCATCGACATCATGCCCAAGTTCAAGAAGCCGGCGGTGGAGATCATCCTCACCACGCTTCACGCGGGCGGTAAGTTCGAGCAGGGCAACTACATCCACTCGGGCGGTCTGCACGGCGTGGGCAGCTCGGTGGTGAACGCGCTCGCCCGCAAGCTGGTGGTGGAGATCAAGCGCGACGGCAAGCGCCACGTGCAGACGTACAGCAAGGGCAGGCCCACCAGCGCGCTCAAGGCGGAGGGTCCGGCGCGTGGCACCGGCACCTCCATGACCTTCGAGCCGGATCCGGAGATCTTCGGCGAGAAGCTGAAGTTCGACGCGAAGCTCATCCGCGAGCGGCTCGAGGCGAAGAGCTACCTCCACAAGGGCATGACGGTCGTCTGGAAGGACGACACGGCCACCCCGCCCGTGAAGGAGGAGTTCAAGCACGATGGCGGCATCGCCGAGTACCTGACCAAGGTGGTGGCCGAGCGCGGCAAGCCGGTGGTGCCGGCTGGCAGCACGGCCATCTTCTACCACTCGCGTGACAACGGGGTGCGCCTGGAGGCCGCGCTGGTGTGGACGGAGGCCACGGACGAGCACATCCGCTCGTACGTCAACGGCATCCCCACGCCGCTGGGCGGCACGCACGAGGCGGGTCTGCGCGGCGCGGTGGTGAAGGCGGTGCGCAACTACATCGAGACGCACGACCTCACGCCCAAGGGCGTCACGCTCACCGCGGAGGACATCCGCGAGGGCATGACGTCCATCCTCTCCACCTACGTGGTGGAGCCGCAGTTCCAGGGCCAGACGAAGGGGCGCCTCAACAACCCGGAGACCACGGCCCAGGTGGACGGCGTCATCCGCCCCGCGCTGGAGAAGTGGCTCAACGACAACAAGTCCATCGCCGAGGCGGTGGTGGCCCGCATCGTGCTGGCCGCCCGCGCCCGCGAGGCCAGCCGCGCCGCCTCGCAGGCCATCAGCCGCAAGACGGCCGTCAGCCACCGGCTCAACCTGCCGGGCAAGCTGGCGGACTGCTCCTCCACGGAGCCGGGCACCAGCGAGCTCTTCCTCGTCGAGGGTGACTCCGCAGGTGGCAGCGCCAAGCAGGGCCGCGACCGGCGCACCCAGGCCGTCCTCCCGCTGCGTGGCAAGGTGCTCAACGCCGAGCAGGCCTCCACCGACAAGGTGGTGGGCAACAAGGAGCTCACGGACATCGTCAGCGCCCTGGGCTGCGGCATCGGCAAGGACTTCGACATCACCAAGCTGCGCTACGGCCGCGTCTTCCTGATGATGGACGCCGACAGCGACGGCAACCACATCGCCACGCTGCTGCTCACCTTCTTCTACCGGCACCTGCGCCCCCTCATCGAGCAGGGGCACGTCTACCTCGCCCAGCCCCCCCTCTTCCGGGTGGACATCGGCAAGGAGACGTACTGGGCGCTCGACGAGGCCCACCGCGATCAGATCATCCGCGAGAAGGTCAAGGGCAACGCCAAGCCCAGCGTCATGCGCTTCAAGGGTCTGGGTGAGATGACGCCGGACGAGCTGAAGGAGACCACGCTGGATCCGAAGAAGCGTCAGAGCCTCCAGGTGACCATCGACAACCCGCTCCTGACCGACCAGGTCATCAACGACCTGATGGGCCGGGACGTCAGCGCGCGCTTCAAGTTCATCATGGAGAGCGCCAACGAGG